The following proteins are encoded in a genomic region of Cryptomeria japonica chromosome 11, Sugi_1.0, whole genome shotgun sequence:
- the LOC131860112 gene encoding uncharacterized protein LOC131860112 produces the protein MNQKPNYFDIKSFQGVGRGMPQHRLGARSNNPLPDPPIVPLVAPSIPADVQNTSFISTLDALTSLTGNLSEQAAHMASAPRWMPHMCSSCHETCLGPTTAAGSTSVPDEHDAADDSMMTSYMDFLCSDVHLDQIRTTPNIRVNIASTGRQLGTPYGDSGHEGPSTSHQEEGLTIVTPSMVDTTIRIGYPHNFDQSQFERTSTSFEELASTAFGVDTAQDTARGDTATGSDEHMHETGGSGPRPEDKRDTAIGSDEHMHETGGSGPRPGDKRDTATGSDEHMHETGGSGPRPGDKRPRDVIDDST, from the exons atgaaccaaaaaccaaattattttgatattaagtcattccagggtgttggtcgtggaatgccacagcatagattaggggcacggagtaataatcccctaccggatccacccatagttccacttgttgctccatcgattcctgcagatgtccaaaatacatcattcatttcgacattagatgctttgacttccctcacagggaacctgagtgagcaagctgctcacatggcatctgctcctcgatggatgccacatatgtgttcgagttgtcatgagacgtgtttaggtcctactactgctgcaggatctacttcagttccagatgagcatgatgcagcagatgatagtatgatgacatcttatatggattttctttgctcggatgttcatcttgaccag ataaggactacgcctaatattagagttaatattgcatctactggaagacaactcggcacaccttatggg gattcaggtcatgagggaccctctacatcacatcaagaagagggtctgactattgtgacaccatctatg gtggacactaccattaggataggttatcctcataattttgatcagagccaatttgaacgcacatcgacatcctttgag gagttagctagcactgcatttggtgttgatactgcacaagatactgctagaggagatactgctacaggatctgatgagcatatg catgagacaggtggatctggaccacgtcccgaggacaagagagatactgctataggatctgatgagcatatg catgagacaggtggatctggaccacgtcctggggacaagagagatactgctacaggatctgatgagcatatg catgagacaggtggatctggaccacgtcctggggacaagagaccacgagatgttattgatgatagcacttag